The genomic interval TCCGACGACCGCGTCAGCACGATGGTCGACACCGATGAGGGCGAGCTTGCCTTTCAGGATTATTTCGTCCGCCGTCGCTGCGAACCGCGCTTTCGCGGGATTCGATTCGACGGGTTGGGAGACGCGCTTCCATCGACGGGCCTGATTGCCGCGCTGGAAGATCCGGCGCTGGAGGCAATCGTCATTTGCCCGTCGAATCCGCTCCTCAGTATTGAACCGATCCTGGCGCTCGCCGGGGTCGACAAGGCGCTGCGCCATCGTTCGGTACCCCTCATCGCCGTTTCGCCTTTCATCGGCGGTGAAGCGGTGAAGGGGCCGGCAGCAAAGATCATGCGCGAACTGGGTCTGGTTCCTACACCGGCGGCCGTCGCGGCACGCTATGACGGGTTGCTCGATGGTTTGGTCATCGACCATGCCGATGCCGCTGCATCGGCACCCGAAGGCCTCCGGCTGCTGGTCACCGACAGCCTGATGCGCGACGCGCCGGATCAGGCACGCCTGGCGCAAGAGGTGATCCAGTTCGCGCGCCGTTGCGGTTGAGCGATGGCGGCCGAGACGACCATCATTCTGCCCGTGCGGGGATTTGAGAGTGGCAAGAGCCGGCTTGCCAAGATCCTGTCGGTGCAGGAGCGAACGGCGCTCAATGCGCGAATGTTTGCGCATGTGTTCGCGGTGGCGCGCGAGGTGGTCGGCAGCGACGCCTGCCTGATTGTCAGTCCCTCGCAAGAAATATGCGATCTCGCGGAGAGCGTGGGCGCGCAAGGTCTGATCGAAGGGGGATATGGCTTGAACGCAGCGCTCGAAGAGGCGCGCCGCGCCGTAAGGGCGCGTGGAAGCGATGGAATTCTTGCGCTCAGCTGCGATCTCCCGCTGCTCGTTCCTGCCGATATCGAGGCGCTGCTTGGAGCGGCGCACGACGTCGTCCTTGCGCCCGATGTCGAAGGGGGTGGCACCAACGCTTTGCTGGCGCGCGGCTCGGCGCAAATTGCCTATCGGTTCGGACCCGGCAGCTACAGGGCCCATGTGCACGAAGCCGAATCGCTCGGAGCAGGGGTGGCTGTCGTGAACCGTCCGGGACTGGCAAATGATCTCGACCTGCCCGGGCAACTATCGCTACTCAACAACCTTGGGGGCGGCTGGCAGCCCGCGGCTTAGCTGGGATTTCATGACATTACATGTGTCAAGGCAAGGTGTAATTCTCACCGAAAAATCGTGTGAAAAGTCTACTTTACACTAGTCAAGTTATACCTTAGCTTCCTCTCCATCGCGGCACCCAGCGATACGCCGAGCCATCAGCAAAAAGCTGCGCGGCGGGAGGAGAGGGAGAAAATCATGACCAGATTACGTCGCCGCATGGCGCCCGTTTTTATAGCAGGCACGGCCATGGGGTTGGTGGCGGGAACCCCCGCATGGGCACAGACGCCGCCCGCGGCCGAGCCCGTTGCCGTTGATCCTGCGGCGCCCGCATCGGCTGCCGCCCCGACCGATGCGATCGATCCGAACGCCATTGTCGTGACCGCACGCCGCCGCGCCGAAAACCTGCTTTCGGTGCCGGTCGCGATCTCCGCGGTCAACGCCGATGGTCTGGAGCGTGCGAACATCCTGACGCCGCAGGATCTTGCGCGCGTCGTGCCAGGGCTCACCACCGGCTCGGGAAGTACGCGCGGTTTCAGCCAACTGATCTTTACCATCCGCGGTCAGCGGAACGGCGAACCGGCGATCGCCGCCGATCAGTCGATCGGCGTCTATTTTGCCGAAGTGCCGCAGAACGCGTCGCAGGGCCTCAATTCGGGCTTCTTCGATATCGAATCGGTGCAGGTGCTCAAGGGGCCGCAGGGAACGCTTTTCGGCCGCAACGCGACAGGCGGCGCGGTTCTGATCCAGCCGAACATGCCCACCGCCGACTTTGGTGGCTATGTGAAGGGCACCGCCGGAAGTTATGAGCTTCGCGACATCGAAGGCGCGATCAACCTGCCGATCACCGACACGCTGGGCCTGCGCGTAGCCGGCAAATACACGCATCGCGACGGGTATCTGACGAACATTCTGAACGGGCGAAAGTTCAACAATATCGAACGCGGCGGTGCCCGTGCCATCCTGCAATGGGAACCGAGCGACGGGTTCAGAACGACGACGATCGGCACCTATAGTCGCGGCCGGTCGCGCGGCGAGGGCTGGAAACTCAACAAGCTTGGGCCCCCCGCGGGCCAGGCCATTATCGATGCCTTCGAGGAAATTCAGTCGCTCGGCAAATATGAGATCATCAACAACGCGGAGACGCCTGGTTTTCCCGTTCAGGATCACAATGGCCTGACCCGGACCTGGAGTATCCAGAACACGA from uncultured Sphingopyxis sp. carries:
- the cofD gene encoding 2-phospho-L-lactate transferase: MIVALAGGVGGAKLAAGLAAILPPGNLTVVVNTGDDFVHLGLAISPDIDTVTYTLAGLNDRTQGWGLADESWHFMSALERLGGAQWFRLGDNDLATHVERTRRLRRETLSAITADFAKRLGIRQHIIPMSDDRVSTMVDTDEGELAFQDYFVRRRCEPRFRGIRFDGLGDALPSTGLIAALEDPALEAIVICPSNPLLSIEPILALAGVDKALRHRSVPLIAVSPFIGGEAVKGPAAKIMRELGLVPTPAAVAARYDGLLDGLVIDHADAAASAPEGLRLLVTDSLMRDAPDQARLAQEVIQFARRCG
- the cofC gene encoding 2-phospho-L-lactate guanylyltransferase, with product MAAETTIILPVRGFESGKSRLAKILSVQERTALNARMFAHVFAVAREVVGSDACLIVSPSQEICDLAESVGAQGLIEGGYGLNAALEEARRAVRARGSDGILALSCDLPLLVPADIEALLGAAHDVVLAPDVEGGGTNALLARGSAQIAYRFGPGSYRAHVHEAESLGAGVAVVNRPGLANDLDLPGQLSLLNNLGGGWQPAA